In the genome of Pelmatolapia mariae isolate MD_Pm_ZW linkage group LG4, Pm_UMD_F_2, whole genome shotgun sequence, the window TGGAGGAGGGCTTCACAAAGAAAAACCGAAGGAAATCAAATTATATGTACTCTTTAGTTGATTCATGGGGAACTTGGTGTTAAGATCTAACCATTTCAAATGCTTGAAGTGTTTGCAAAGACTGATAAGTGGCATTCAGTCTTCAAAAGATAGCTGATGGTAATAATGAAGCATTATTATTCCAGAGCTCCAGTGGGTTTAAATCTAAACGTCAAAGGGCGTATTTTTTAAGAGCAGCCATTTTTTAACATAATGTTTCATCAGCTCAGACCTCTTAGAGTAAATGTTGCAGTTATCAGTTTACAGAGTGCTGCCTATAAAAAGCAGTAAGTGCAACAATAGTGCAGACATTATGTTACTGGGAGATGTGGACATTATCTAATATTCAGAGCATAAACACAATTGGCATATTGTAGTAATAATGTTGATCAAGCACAGACAAACAACCAAGACAGAATAGCAGGTACGAAAAGGCACTTTGATAACtattaggggaaaaaaaaattaaatgcgTAAAAGGTGCAAATCATATAAGGAGCCAAATGAAGACATGGAAGCTGAAAGTGGGAATCCTAACAAGGAAGCTGACAACAGAACAGACACAGACAAATGAAGAAAAGGTAATCAGACACAACAAGGGTGGGGAAAAAGTTGagaagtaaaaacaaagaaagccaAATGAGGGACTaatcttcaaagtaaaacaagaaGTAAACTGAAAGGGAGACCAAGGGTGCAGTCAGATGATTAAATTTGCACAGGGACACTACTAACCGAGTGAAGTGACCTGGAAAAATCTCTCTGACAGCCATAATTGTTTGATTTCTCTAAATAATAAGGAAGGATCCATCATTGAAACAGATTAAAGGTTAACTACAAACACTGCTGTGATCAAATCTGCTTCTTATCAAGGGATGATCTTGCATTATAGAAGCTCTCTAAATCAATATTATGAGCTACATTAACTGATCAAAGTGGTTTTACGTTTTGCTATAGTTCCATTGGCATTAGTCATGTCCATTCCTTTATTTTCAGTCTTTAGGATTATCATAAAGTGAACTTTGGGTCAGCTTGGATAGGTGATGGAGGGGAGCAGGGAATTTTATTTTGCGCACAGAAATCTTCAACAAAAAGGTGGAAAGGGGTTACCCTGGATCAGTCTCCAGCACAAAATAATTCATTTCAAAAATGaatatatttcacttttttagGCAATACTTTACTTTTTCTGCAATTtgcaatttcattttttgtaaTGAAGTGATGTTCTCATTGATCTAGCCTACATGAAACCTAAGATCTGCATTCGGTAGTCCATCTTCTGGACATTCTAGTTTCAAAAGGACAGACATTCATCATCACATTGTTAAGAAGTCTGGTGCAAGTGCAGTCAGATTGTCCACATACTTCACATTTCCTAAGCTCTTATAAATTCTGTTCCCCACCTTTTCATGACATTTTCCACTGAGGTCAAGGAAAAGTGATTAGGAGAAGGATTTAGGAGGTCAGTTTTCTGGACTATATGTCTGTACTCCATCATTAAATTCACCTACAAAACCAGCAAGACAAAGGCAGTGGGAACATAAAAATAGCAAACACCCTCAAATAcataaggaaagaaaaaaaaagctaagaATTGAAAACACAAACCACAGTTTATTAATAGGACCGTGACAACAATATTTGATCACCATCTTCTCCTTCTCTGCACTCTTTTATCACACATTAGTTTACTAACCCAGTGTGACAAATCACCGGAAAACATCCACACTTGCAAAAATCTTAACACAAAGTTAGTTCAAAGTTTTTATCTCTCGGTTTCCCTTTTCCGCTCTGCCCCGTAAATGTCAGTAGATATGGGGTTACAAATGTACACCGTGCTTTGTTTATCCCGTGTCTCTTTAACCCTCGTACCACATCCAACCTTCACCCCGTTTGCAATAATGTTCCTGACATTTTTCTGCAGGACTGCTGCAGCCCCCGATGAGCAAAGATCAAGATTGTTCACTGATATGCGTCCTTTTGTATAACAATGCCAGGGAAGCAGACACAAAACACCTgtaagtttttgtgttttgttttgtttttttacggTTGTCTGAGAGGCAATGAggcactataaaaatgatgtcTGAAGAGAATATTTTCCCTCCCACGTATTCTTAGAAACACGCTTGTTTACCAGAAAATTTCCATTATATTAAATGGCTTGCCATCATGAACTGAAAGTgtttccagtaaaaaaaaagagttgcgGTCTTCATACAGCCCTAAGATttcagattcttttttttttccccctgtgaaGATGGTATGAAATTATCATCATAATAGTATTCATTACTTTACGTCAGTGAATGCCTGCTTGGCTCAGTCTGCTAACATTCAGGGACAGGCACTGGGAATGATGAATGTTGTCAGACGAGCAATTCATTTTGGCAACTCAGGTCAGCCAAGGGAATGAAAGGCACGATGGTTAGAAAAGATATTTCCATTTCTTTAATTTCCTGCCAATTTGAGAGTTCCACTGTGTTAATATTAGAggcactgtttgtttttattagtgGGACAGAGCAAAATCAAAAAGGAGGTCTTTTTTCCAGAAAgattcagagtttttttttttaataccgcTTTTCCAAAGAAATCTGTTTGGTAAGAGATCAATTCTCTTTTCAAATCATTTGAGGGCTTTTCTAATTGGCGGTCCTCTGCATTCTTTTGCCACCAGAGTAAATAACGTGAGATTACACAGGAAGAGgcttaaatgtatttattattcatgtgaacacatttttatttaaaatgtaagaaaGGTAAGAGTTTATGAACAGAAATTTCAAATTAATTCCTGATTAGGATGACACTGAATAGCTGTTAATTATATTCTTCTGCCTTTTCAACAAAATCTCAGCAACTTATCAGTATTACTTTTACTTCTTGTCTTATAGTCAAGGTGAAAAGCATAAATTATAAGGTTTACATATCAAGacataataaaagaaatatctggtaaattaggtaaatacaacctgagattaaaaataaaacatgtattATACAGattcattatttaataaaaactaaaccaaaacacagaagaagtatGTAAAAAACTTAGTAGACCCTTATTGCTACTGTGGGAATTAATAGGGTTAGTAGCAGCCAGGTGGTAATTATTAAATGAAGTTGATTAATTGATCATGAGCAAGTGTCTGTAAATCAGACGTTTTgccagtttgctggtctggactATTCAGGTGTGTATTATTACAATACCAAGGAGGAAATACATCAACGGTGATCTGAAAGAAGCGCTTGTTGCATCCTGTCAATCTGGGAAGGGTTATaaggccatttccaaacaatttgaagCTTATTGCTTCTAtagtgagaaagattattcacaggTGCAAAACATTCCAGACAGATGCTAATCTTTCCAGGAGTGGACaccccagcaaattcaccccaaggtcagagcGTGCAattcttaaagaaattacaaaaacccTTGAGCTACATCTAAGACTCTACAAGCCTCAGATAGCATGCTAAATTTTAGAGAAATTTTAGAAAGACTTGGCAAGTATTTCTTGTTTGCCAGGAGAAATCCACTTCtatctaaaaagaacatggcaacatgacaaaggtttgcaaagttgcacctaaacaaaccacaagactacttgaacaatgtcctttggacagatgagaacAACATGAAGATATATGGACCTAATGCACAGCATCACATTTAgataaaaaccaaacacaccgcataggcaaaaaaaagaaaaatactttgTGCCACCTGTCAAACACAGTGGTCGAGGGATGATGATtcaggcttgttttgcagccatatGAACTAGGCATATTGTACTCACTGAgctgaccatgaactcctctgtatactaAAGTAAACAGGATAATAATCCCAGTCACACCAGAAATCTACAATAGACGCTGCTAAAGGACGCTGGAATGTACTAAGAGTTGTAGTTTTTCACAcattctgcattttggctttgtttttgttaaataatatgtcatgttttgtaGTTCATCTGAGATTAAATGCTCCAAATTTTGAGACCTGCTAAGGATAGAATACTTTTTATGAAAAGTAAAGTTCATATAATCCTATGCAGCAATAACAAACCAAAGCAGTTAAAACTGGTGTTACGTGGCAGATTGTAAAGGTAATTACCACATCTCAGCAGACAGATCTGAATATCAAAATTTGTGGCtttctgttttcctctcttcatttactATTATTTACAACGATACCTGCAGCTGTCCAGGGAAGAATGAATTAGCCTGTGAATGAATCATCATTTATCCTGAGCCGAAACACTCGGGTCCAATGGAATTTACATAAATCCCACAGTAATTTTGAAATAATTTAAATCTAAATAGCAAAGGGTTGAATAATCAACAAGTAATGAGAAGTAAAATTGGTCATCTGTTCACATCTTGCACTATCAGCTTCATCAACAGGCATGGCTGCTCCCGTTCATTCTAAGCAATCATCTTTAGGGGTCAGTCTCCCTTCTATGCAGTTAATTTTACCAAGAGGCATGAATGTTTCAGTTCACACTGTATTACTCATCACTCCTGAGACAGAAAGGCCAGATAGCAGCCATATTAATTTATTCATGTGAGCAATCTCTTTCTTTGCtgcataaatgcaaatttgaGCTCGATTAggattttaattttctttttatggcAGGATcagacttggaaaaaaaaaaaacaatttaggaCTAAACTGATTTCAAAACAAGAACAGCTTGTGAGTCAtttattatattgtattttCATAAGGAATGAAATATTTTCAGTTACCGTTTGCGACATAGATATATTCAGATATACATTCAGCATTAAACACatttggggaaaaaaggcaaacatgAAATTTAACAGAATATTCATATTCAGTTAAATTACATTCAGACTCAAGCCACGCCTCTTTCTTCCCCCCCCCATTCTttcttgtgtgttttcattGAATTAGTTTTGTTTCTGCAACAGTTCTTctggctttctgaaggtctttaaggccttttagttttctttcttggGACATTGGCTGGTTTCTTCACTCATTCTCAGTCCCGTCCTTGCACCTCACCAGATttcttttgtcttgttttgtttgtttgttaagccaaaGCACTGACCTATAAATCATTTAAGCACCAAATAAACCAAAATCAgtggatgaaccagtgttgtgcaTACACATAACAGTAAGCAAATAATCAATTTGAAAATGTATCTTTGGGTAATTTGTTACCAACAACCTGTCAACAAAACATAATTTGTTACCATTTCTTGCCAAAGATACAACAGTttgaaaaaaatactattttctGACCAACAAGGTGATGCCCAAAAAACTATTAGCTAAAAATGTCACATCTTGGCAGGGTGTGTgttatgttctttaaaaaaaaaaaaaaaaaaaattgtaaactGGACAAGTAGAGGACAAAACAAGTGTCAAGCCTAAAAAGCAAACTACAGCAGATTGCACATggtccttcagttgatccatctactgttcactgaatcTTCATCGCAAATGGTCTCGATGGAAGGGTGACTGATGTGAATTCCTTCTTAAGAAAGGAAAATAGGGAGAAAAGAGGTATGCCAAAGTAGAAAAGAACTTGACCAGAcacaccaggaaaaaaaaataaaaaaatcaggaaaaaatCAATCATTGCCCCCCCCTTTGAGATTTTTCTAGCAAAACATTAGGAAATATGAGGTGGCTCAACATTTTTGCACAAATTTAGAATCTAAAAAGCAACATGCACATCCTCTAAATGTTATGCATCTTCGATCTCATTACTCAACTATTGTAAATTACTAACTTCCAAACATTTCTACCCCAAACCATAAGAGAGCCTCTTTAGACTCTTTGTCCCTCTAGAAACTGGATTTGCTTTTACTGCAGTACTAAGGATTACTATACCTTTAAAAGCAAATTTAAAGAACTTTATTTTTATGGTAGACTTGTTAGAAATCCACCCACAAATTAATcagaattcaaaagaaaaatacttCTTTTACTTGAGATCAAGCTATCGTCTGGCTTGACCTATAACTTTTTACTAAAGAACCAAATGTTTGCCAACACAGATGTTAATCTTTTGTACTGATTTATTTAACCATGAAAGACATACAAGCTGTAGAAGCATTCAGCGAATTGCATCTCTGTTTGTAAAATGAATGGGGATTTTTCCTTTTAGAACCAGGGGTGCCTGAAATAACTCCTTCTCCTTTGAACCTCTGCGCATGGTTGCATTTCATTGTTATTCACTCATTTGTACATGACAGAGCCCTTTTGGCCAAAGGGTAAAGCAACATCCCAAGTACGTGTCCAGCTGGAGACCTTTGTGGCAAGTCATTCCCAATCTATTTCTGTCACTGGACTAAAAGCATAAAATGCCCTCCAAAAATGATAGTTGCTTGTACATACATGAAAACGAATACACTAAGAGGGGAAAAGAAGATACTGACATCGTATATGCATCTGGCTCTGGTGAATGGCGCTACAAGTCAGGACAAGACTGACACTATACGACTACAAAgtgtgcttttatttcatgACCAGTtgtactaaaaaataaaaaaataaaaacaaatgaaagtgTTCACCTCAGTGATTTAAAGGAGATCTgtgaaaatatgaagaaaaaaaaaaaagaaaaactgaaatgactGTGCTTATCACATTTTCACAGGAAACGGACATGTTTTCACTGTCAGAACCCAATAACACTTGAGTAGCATCCCACTTCCAGTTAGTCATACTGTGTTTGACTCTTATGTATTAGTTTTCCCTCTCTGTGAGCTCTCAGTGAGAGAATTATTACATATTTCTACATGGCTGGCAGTGCAAATTATTAGCATAAGCACCACTGGTAGATGACTTTCTGTAACAAAGCAAATACCAGTCTGAGTGTGTAGAACAAACACTTGGGGCAAACAATAACTTCAGAGAAGCACTGCATTGGGCTCTTGAGGAATATCAAACTGATTCTTGCATAGGTTTACATATTACTGATTCACTGCTGCTGTGTTAAGTTTGCAGGGCTTAAAAGCCAGCATCAGAGTGTTTAATGTGTTTGCTTCTGTGCCTGGAGCAGTCATCCTTACTGATGCCTCAACAGTGCCATCTTTTGATGACAGCCACTAAGACAGCCCCTTCGTCATGCTCAGACTGAACGGAGCACACACTCCATAATTAAACATCACTTTATTGGCCTTCTGTACATTCTAGCAAGGAAATATCGTTCAGCTGAGTCTTTTCTGCTGGAATCTGGCTTTAAAGTCCGAACACTACTGAACACACTTGAGAGCGTTTCCTGCAGTTTATGAGCAAGGATCCCGTCCCAGTATTTACAAAGAAGAGAACCCTGGGGCTGTAAAATTTTCTCAGCCAAGTCTATCAAAGACAAACACATTGTGATGAGTCTCTCGTGGTCCATCTCTCTGAAACCGCTGGCATTGGGTGCCATGTCGCTCAGGATGACATGAGCCTTGCCGTGGGGAAGAAGCTCCAACAGCTTGGCATGTGTGGCAGGGTCTGTGACATCGCAACTGGACAGGAAGTGAGCACCATCCAGAGGCGGTATGTTCAGCAAATCAATGCCAACAACCATACCACGAGGCAACTCTGGATCTAAGGTAATAGGAAAGATAGTGACTTTAATTTACAAGcttattttttctgttatttaaggCTGAGCTACAAGAAAGACAAGTCTGGATATAAAAGCCAGTCTATTTCCTTGCACGATCAACTAGAGAAGCAAGACAACTCATTTGATAATTATAATAACACATAATTATATCAAATTATAATAGCACGTGTTCTATATTATCATCAATACACGTTTCTTTTGTGAATCTTCTGCTTTTATTAATGCATCTGCCATAGGCTTCAATAACTTTCAGCTTGGTAATACATCACAGTCTATCACATCTACTTCTGTTTTTTTGCAGAGcactgctttttgtttgtgtggtaAATGTAGTGCAGACTCTTCCCATCAATCTGCATCACTAGGAATAAACGCCGACATGATGGATATTAAGACCAGCTTCGGTTTCTGAATGCTAATATTCAAACCACACTgcagatatttaaaaacaaaaacaaaatcaatcaATATGACATTTTACGACGCCTATACAATCTTATTAGGAAAATTAGGCGTGAGCCACAATACTTGGAAAACTACAGAAGCACTACGCAATAGGGAGAAATCGGACAAAATATTATAAGGTTGGGTTTAAAGTCGTCCCTGACATACAGTCATTAGCAAAAGCACAAACTCTAGGTTAAACGTTGTAACAATCATATCATGGCGCAACTCCCACAAACGTGTGTGATTAGACACCTGTCCTCTCACCTGTCACAGCTGAATTGACCCTCTGGACTGCCACCTGGCTCCAGGCTCCAGGAGCAGCTCCGCAGTCCACCACAGTGTATCCAGGCTGTAAGAGCCTGAACTTGTCATCTATCTCTAGAAGCTTGAAGGCGCTCCTGCATCGAAAGTTTTGGGCCTGGGAAGCTTTGACATACGGGTCTTTAAGCTGCCGTCGGAGCCAGCGCTGCTCCGCTGGCGTCTTACCCTTCAGTTTCTTCATCAAACACAACGAGGAGTGCAGATATCTCCTCTGCAAGGAAAACATCCACATTGTTATTACAGTGCGCAGTCACGTGTACCGCATGCTGAACTGCGCTTGCGTCGAAATACACGAGCCCCCCCTCCTCATTGGTTAAGGGCAAAATCGTTAGGTGCGTGCCTATATACGTCCCCTTACTGCAAAACACGTACACAACAAGTGTTCCTATCTGGGACAGATTGAAGCTAATGTGCCtaatttatttttccatttgttttaaGTTTATACAATACTGAGAAATCCTAggtcacatttatttatttattttttactgtgtaCAAAATCTTTTAATGTGTGAGAAGACAGGCAGGCTATATTAAGCCAGTTTAGCATCCAGACTCTTATTACAGTGCTGTAATATGTGCAGAAGGTGTGACCCTATCAAAGACAGACGAGGCCTTCCTTAAAGGAATAGATTGCAGCATATGTAAAGTACAAATGCTTTCCAAAACGCTTTGGAGAGTTTGATTGGCAAATAACACATTGGCTCACCAAGGTCACCAATTCGATTCCACTCTCTTTGGGCGTTCTGTCAGGAAGAGCATCTGATGTAAAACTTTACCAAATCAAAACATATGGAGCTACCAGCTGAGGCAAGTACCATGCCATCTAAGTACAGGAGACGAAGTGGCATTTCTTCAGATCCCCTGCAGTGATTTCACATTATGGAGTGTTGTATGCTGTTAAATGTAGATTCATTTGAGGGCCGGGAGATCACATCTGTTAGTAATGATCTTTACATGCAGATAGTTCTCCAGATTCTCTATAGTTCAGCCATTCATCcattttcctttgtttattCAGTTGTTTATCTGGTTGGGTTTCTCTATAAACTTGTAATAATAATATGGGCCACAAGGATGATTTGTTGCAATTTTAGATTGGAAAATGTTCTTCAGTTTTTGAATGGTAAACTCAACCTTAAATTTTACAGATTTCAGATGGAATCTTTTTTTGTAAGGCATGACCAAAGTGCATTTAAGTATTATTGCTTTTCTTATTATTACTAATAGTCTACATAGTCATGAAAGCAAGTAAAGAAGCTTTTAAggcctggatgactgagaaccatCAGAGACATAACGGACCTTTTAGAAGCAGTTTTTGTtatattaacaaaataaaaataatcaatcaataaaaattgtattttcagTAGAATTTTTCAACATAAATACCATGATAATAACATTAGCTCTGATGTTACTGATAACCTCCATTTGTTGTTGGGTTATCTTAACACGTGTTGTAACTGCAGCATTAACCAGCTCCAGTTTCTAGTCGAACACATTTCATGGTAACCACGGTTAACCGATCTAGCAAGAAAGCGATGGAACCGGTGAGCTGAGTTTACGTCAATCGTACTCATCCACGCTCTTACGTATCAGCACATCACGTGACAACCGATCTGCAGCTGCACGCGGGAGTTGTTGAACTCAAAGTATACTGTTTTTATAAACAGTTTTTCTTCGGCCACCGCTGAgcaaaatttcattttttttcaatacGCTAGCACAGTTTTACTTAGCAGGTAACTATGTTAGCACACAGCGCACTGTGCAGCACAGTGGAGATGCATTGCGTTAGTTTAACATCAGATTTCTTTACCTCCAGACTCAGGCGAGATGTTGAGCTCCAAGCTGCTGACCCTTGTGTTCGTTGTCCAGCCGGGCAGAGTGCTACTGGGCATGAAGAAGAGGGGCTTTGGTGCTGGAAAGTGGAACGGGTTTGGGGGCAAAGTTCAGCCTGGAGAAACCATTGAGGACGCTGCTAGGAGGCAAGTTTAGTTGCGTTCgacatttttatattaaaataataataatgataataataatagactCGTGATTTAAacgattttttaaatgaagtggTCTTAAGTGTGACGAAACTAATTGGGAAGCTGGTAGGAAGGAAACAGCAGAAGACCCCAAAAGCTGCAACAACGATCAGTTAAGAACGGGAAACTGAGGGTACGATTCTCATGGggaccaaaattggacaatagaagactggaaaaatgtcAACTGGTCTGAGTCTCAATTTTGACTGTGACACTCAGATCATGGGGTCAGAATTTGTTGTAAActacatgaaagcatggatccattctGCTTTGTATCAGCGGCGGGCAGTATTGCTTTAatgtgtgggggatattttcttggcacacttagGGCACCTTAATACCAGGTGAACATCATCTAAATGCTACCAGCCTACCTgaatattgttgctgaccatgtccatccatTTATGCACAACGGTGTGCCCATGTTCTAATGGCtccttccagcaggataatatACTTCAT includes:
- the mrm2 gene encoding rRNA methyltransferase 2, mitochondrial encodes the protein MWMFSLQRRYLHSSLCLMKKLKGKTPAEQRWLRRQLKDPYVKASQAQNFRCRSAFKLLEIDDKFRLLQPGYTVVDCGAAPGAWSQVAVQRVNSAVTDPELPRGMVVGIDLLNIPPLDGAHFLSSCDVTDPATHAKLLELLPHGKAHVILSDMAPNASGFREMDHERLITMCLSLIDLAEKILQPQGSLLCKYWDGILAHKLQETLSSVFSSVRTLKPDSSRKDSAERYFLARMYRRPIK